A DNA window from Labrus mixtus chromosome 4, fLabMix1.1, whole genome shotgun sequence contains the following coding sequences:
- the LOC132973308 gene encoding protein arginine N-methyltransferase 8-B, translating into MGIKHSSRCMLLRRKMADSESSEHQQSLPQPIRIIQSQSAQPTSLPKPVPSIQHAPRPPLPPHTPHAASLSSCPGRGKMAKFLNPEEMTSRDYYFDSYAHFGIHEEMLKDEVRTLTYRNSMYHNKHVFKDKIVLDVGSGTGILSMFAAKAGAKHVYGIECSSISEYSERIIKSNHLDSVITIFRGKVEEVELPVEKVDIIISEWMGYCLFYESMLNTVIFARDKWLKPGGLMFPDRASLYVVAIEDRQYKDFKIHWWENVYGFDMTCIRNVAIKEPLVDVVDPKQVVTNSCLIKEVDIYTVKAEDLSFTSTFCLQIQRNDYIHALVTYFHIEFTKCHKKTSFSTAPDSPYTHWKQTVFYMEDYLTVRRGEEITGSIAMKPNEKNSRDLDFTFELDFKGQLCEAAIAHDYKMR; encoded by the exons ATGGGAATTAAGCACTCGTCCCGCTGCATGCTCCTCAGGAGAAAAATGGCGGATTCTGAGAGCAGTGAG cACCAACAGTCACTGCCACAGCCGATCCGCATAATCCAATCCCAGTCGGCACAGCCCACCTCGTTGCCCAAACCCGTGCCTTCCATCCAGCACGCCCCGcggcctcctctccctcctcacacCCCCCATGCTGCCAGCCTGTCGAGCTGCCCTGGGAGGGGGAAGATGGCCAAGTTCCTTAACCCGGAGGAGATGACCTCTCGGGACTACTACTTTGACTCCTATGCCCACTTTGGTATACATGAG GAGATGCTGAAGGACGAAGTGAGGACGCTCACCTACAGGAACTCCATGTACCACAACAAGCACGTCTTCAAGGACAAAATAGTGCTTGACGTGGGGAGCGGGACCGGGATCCTGTCCATGTTCGCAGCTAAAGCAGGAGCTAAGCACGTGTACGGG ATCGAATGCTCCAGTATATCAGAGTACTCCGAGAGGATCATCAAGTCCAACCACCTGGACAGCG TGATCACCATCTTTAGGGGGAAGGTGGAGGAAGTGGAGCTTCCTGTGGAGAAGGTTGACATCATCATATCAGAGTGGATGGGTTACTGCCTCTTCTACGAGTCCATGCTCAACACCGTCATCTTCGCCAGGGACAAGTGgctg AAACCTGGTGGATTAATGTTTCCTGACCGAGCGTCTCTGTATGTGGTGGCCATAGAGGACAGGCAATACAAGGACTTCAAGATCCACT GGTGGGAGAACGTCTACGGCTTCGACATGACCTGTATCCGCAACGTGGCCATAAAGGAGCCGCTGGTGGACGTCGTGGACCCCAAACAGGTGGTTACCAACTCCTGCCTTATCAAG GAGGTGGACATCTACACGGTGAAGGCGGAGGACCTCTCCTTTACCTCAACGTTCTGCCTGCAGATCCAGAGGAACGACTACATCCATGCACTGGTCACTTACTTCCACATCGAGTTCACAAAGTGTCACAAGAAGACCAGTTTCTCCACAG CACCAGACTCTCCGTACACCCACTGGAAGCAGACGGTGTTTTATATGGAGGATTATCTGacggtgaggagaggagaggagattacAGGCAGCATCGCTATGAAGCCTAATGAGAAGAACTCT CGGGACTTGGACTTCACCTTTGAGCTGGACTTCAAGGGGCAGCTGTGCGAAGCGGCCATAGCACACGACTACAAGATGCGCTAA